The proteins below come from a single Argentina anserina chromosome 1, drPotAnse1.1, whole genome shotgun sequence genomic window:
- the LOC126787077 gene encoding codeine O-demethylase-like isoform X1 → MSVQEMSMKGDEPPPEYIIKESKFGAIESSPELGQIPIIDVSLFSPSSIGTKEAEIELHKLRSALSSSGCFQAIGHGITISFLDKVREAATQFFDLPMEEKQKYSREIYGGREGFGEDLIVSEKQVLDWSYRLILQVFPEDQRRLDLWPENPNDFGEVVHEYATKVKFMMDVLFRAMAKSLNLEENSFVDKLLGEGALMQARFNFYPPCSRSDQVLGVKPHTDRSGLTVLLQDKEVEGLQVLVDGKWVRVPIVPDAIVVNLGDQMQIMSNAIFKSPMHRVVTNPDRMRLSVALFNEPDPETEISPVEKLIDETRPRLYKNVKNYGRINYECYQRGEVALETLKI, encoded by the exons ATGAGTGTCCAAGAGATGTCCATGAAAGGTGATGAACCACCCCCTGAATATATCATCAAGGAAAGCAAGTTTGGAGCTATAGAATCCTCACCAGAATTGGGTCAAATCCCCATCATTGATGTCAGTCTCTTCTCCCCATCATCAATTGGTACTAAGGAAGCAGAAATCGAGTTACACAAACTCAGATCAGCTCTAAGCTCATCAGGGTGCTTCCAG GCAATAGGTCATGGGATTACGATTTCCTTTCTGGATAAGGTACGCGAAGCTGCGACGCAGTTCTTTGATCTTCCGATGGAAGAAAAGCAAAAATACTCCAGAGAAATTTATGGTGGTCGTGAAGGATTTGGAGAGGATCTCATTGTCTCAGAGAAGCAAGTTCTTGATTGGTCGTACCGCCTAATTCTTCAAGTATTCCCTGAAGATCAAAGAAGGCTTGATCTCTGGCCAGAAAATccaaatgattttgg AGAGGTTGTGCATGAATATGCAACAAAGGTGAAGTTTATGATGGATGTGCTGTTTAGGGCCATGgcaaaatcattgaatttgGAGGAGAACAGCTTTGTGGATAAGCTGCTTGGAGAGGGAGCTCTGATGCAGGCAAGATTCAACTTCTATCCGCCGTGTTCAAGGTCTGATCAGGTTCTTGGTGTGAAGCCACATACAGATAGGTCGGGACTGACAGTTCTGTTGCAAGACAAAGAAGTAGAAGGTCTTCAAGTTTTGGTGGATGGAAAATGGGTTAGAGTCCCCATTGTGCCTGATGCTATAGTTGTGAACCTCGGTGATCAAATGCAG ATTATGAGTAATGCTATCTTCAAGAGTCCAATGCACAGGGTTGTGACAAACCCAGACAGAATGAGACTATCTGTGGCCTTGTTTAATGAACCTGATCCTGAAACTGAGATTAGTCCAGTGGAGAAATTGATAGATGAGACAAGGCCAAGGTTATACAAAAATGTCAAGAATTATGGCCGTATCAACTATGAATGCTATCAGAGAGGAGAAGTTGCACTTGAAACATTAAAGATCTGA
- the LOC126787077 gene encoding protein SRG1-like isoform X2: protein MSVQEMSMKGDEPPPEYIIKESKFGAIESSPELGQIPIIDVSLFSPSSIGTKEAEIELHKLRSALSSSGCFQAIGHGITISFLDKVREAATQFFDLPMEEKQKYSREIYGGREGFGEDLIVSEKQVLDWSYRLILQVFPEDQRRLDLWPENPNDFGAMAKSLNLEENSFVDKLLGEGALMQARFNFYPPCSRSDQVLGVKPHTDRSGLTVLLQDKEVEGLQVLVDGKWVRVPIVPDAIVVNLGDQMQIMSNAIFKSPMHRVVTNPDRMRLSVALFNEPDPETEISPVEKLIDETRPRLYKNVKNYGRINYECYQRGEVALETLKI, encoded by the exons ATGAGTGTCCAAGAGATGTCCATGAAAGGTGATGAACCACCCCCTGAATATATCATCAAGGAAAGCAAGTTTGGAGCTATAGAATCCTCACCAGAATTGGGTCAAATCCCCATCATTGATGTCAGTCTCTTCTCCCCATCATCAATTGGTACTAAGGAAGCAGAAATCGAGTTACACAAACTCAGATCAGCTCTAAGCTCATCAGGGTGCTTCCAG GCAATAGGTCATGGGATTACGATTTCCTTTCTGGATAAGGTACGCGAAGCTGCGACGCAGTTCTTTGATCTTCCGATGGAAGAAAAGCAAAAATACTCCAGAGAAATTTATGGTGGTCGTGAAGGATTTGGAGAGGATCTCATTGTCTCAGAGAAGCAAGTTCTTGATTGGTCGTACCGCCTAATTCTTCAAGTATTCCCTGAAGATCAAAGAAGGCTTGATCTCTGGCCAGAAAATccaaatgattttgg GGCCATGgcaaaatcattgaatttgGAGGAGAACAGCTTTGTGGATAAGCTGCTTGGAGAGGGAGCTCTGATGCAGGCAAGATTCAACTTCTATCCGCCGTGTTCAAGGTCTGATCAGGTTCTTGGTGTGAAGCCACATACAGATAGGTCGGGACTGACAGTTCTGTTGCAAGACAAAGAAGTAGAAGGTCTTCAAGTTTTGGTGGATGGAAAATGGGTTAGAGTCCCCATTGTGCCTGATGCTATAGTTGTGAACCTCGGTGATCAAATGCAG ATTATGAGTAATGCTATCTTCAAGAGTCCAATGCACAGGGTTGTGACAAACCCAGACAGAATGAGACTATCTGTGGCCTTGTTTAATGAACCTGATCCTGAAACTGAGATTAGTCCAGTGGAGAAATTGATAGATGAGACAAGGCCAAGGTTATACAAAAATGTCAAGAATTATGGCCGTATCAACTATGAATGCTATCAGAGAGGAGAAGTTGCACTTGAAACATTAAAGATCTGA